ttgtcaagagaaCATATCCTTTATAATCAAAAGAAAtgagattaaattaaataaaaaattcaacacaGTGATAACTTGATGCTCTGCAGAGCTTAAAAATTCAACACAAAGCTTAAAAACAAAATCCAGCAAAGTAGTATCATTAAAAGTAGGTAGTGACAATCGACGTTAATGACGACAACGACATCTGTGACAGTAACAATGAAGAAAACTGCACCAATAACGACAAAGACACTAATAGCGACATATATAGGTTATTTGGAATTAAGATGTTTGTGGCAGTACCCACAATGTGATGCAGTGCAAGAGAAACTTGCCATGTTTGCATATAGTAACAAACAGTGCAGAATTTAATGTATTCCATATAGTATCAAAGTATAAATTCATCTGTGTATTATAGGAGCGATCATCAACGTAGACATCCGTACCATGTATAATAAGGAGTTAAAAAATTCATCgttaagaaattagggttaaaaacAGAAGACTTGCTTCTCAATTAAGtattctttgtcaaatattGCTCCCCTGCAAGCAGTATTCCGTTAAGTCAATATTGAACCCCCATTCCCCTTCTCCTTTTCGGTGCCTTCCGTAATCTTTCCTCCCTCTTCGGAATTAGCAATCCTCGTATTGAACCCATCATTCATCCATCCTCTTCATATCAGACAGCAACGTGTTGGTAAGTCAGATCGATATATCTTTCTCATACTGCCTTCCACTTTCTGCTTTGCTTTCTCCGCGCACGATGGCCAAACCATCAGGTGAAAAAAAGGTTAGTAACCACATACCAGAAGAACTTGCATTATTCATTCTATCAAAACTTCCATTAAAATCTTTAAAGCGTTTGGATGTGTAAAGAAAACATGGTCTCTCTTATTTGAAAACTCTTATTTCATCACCATGTTCCGCACGAATTTCATATATATTCCTCACTCTTACTATGATGATACAACACTCATCCTACAAGAGATTGTAGAGACACCTCTTAAATGTTATATCCATTCACTTTCTGGTGAGAGGTTTGAGAATAGACTCAAATTCCATATGCCAAATCCATTTCAAGTGGAGAACCCTCTCCTTTATATTTTAGAGTCTGGATCTGCTAACGGAACTCTTTGTCTCTGTGAACCACCGGATGAACTTGTATTGTGGAATCCAAGTACCGATGAATTGAATGTTGTTACTTCCAGTTCTATGGTCTCTATGCCACCTTATCGGGATCCTTACCCTGCTCTTCATGGATTTGGTTATGACCATGTTAGAGATGACTATAAGATTATTAGGTGTATACATTTTTTTCCACTAGAAGACGAAGATCTTTTTCGTCTCAACTTGTTGAAGGAAGATGTGCAACGAGATGAAATATCTTATGCACCTGTATGGGAGATTTATAGTCTACGATGTAACACTTGGGAAGAACTTCATGTCGATATACCTCCACTTTGTTTTTCAGGTTTATTGTACACAGATGGAATATGTCATTGGTTGTCTAGAAATAATGCTCAATATTACATGGTGTCATTTGACTTGAGCAATCATGTGTTTTTTACAACATTCACGCCCTTAGAAATACCGACAGACATAGATCCCAATCTTGATTTTGGGGATGTGATGAAACAATTGGTGATGTTAAATGGTTCCATTGCTTTGATCTCTTGGTATGAATACACGGCCACCTTTCACATATCAGTTTTAGGTGAACTTGGTGTGAGTGAATCATGGACTAAACTCTTTATTATTGGACCTTTGTCCGACCTTTTAACGTATCCTATTGGAGCAGGGAGTAATGGTGATATATTCTTCAAAGCAGGAGATGGAAAACTAGTCTTTGATTTAAGAACACAGATGATTGAGGAACTTGACGGTGTGGAAAAAGCATATTCCGAAATAATAATCTATAAGAAAAATGGAGGAATAGATCATTAGTTAGTTTTTGTTCTCAATTATTAGGATCATTTTATCTTGAATAATAAAAAGTGGTTTGTCAATCACCCATTATCATATTTATGATTATACGAAGCATATGATAAACTAATAAATCATCTTGTAATTATGAATGTTGCAGCTTTgacaattttatattgaaagtaTTTGTACCGTCTTTCTATTTGAAAATTGATGTGGTTTAACAATtgtttgtatttcatttttttctactTGAAATATATGTTCATGTTTAAGTATCTTGACAAAGCTTAGATTCTTCAGATCGAATACCTGACAGCTTTAACAATATGACATCTCTTATGTCACTAGATTTTTTCTGGATTTAAGCTTTTGCAGTATTTCTgaacactacaagaaaatcacttatttgctACAAAACAAATGGTTGCTAACTCACAGCTAATTTCTTGCAAAACTCATTTAGCTACCCTTTAGTTGTGATTTAGCTGTCATACTGGCCGTAGCATGGATTGGGCGGcaaattatcaaataaaatatttcctaGCCAAAACCCAACTAATCTGTAGCCAAATATCGGTTAAAAGTATAAGTTCCGCAACTAAATGGCTTGGATATTGTAGCAATAGTTTCGTAGTAAATCTCTAGCTAAAAGTTCCTAGCTATTTCCAATGAAAATCCAAGCTTTTACGATTTATTCACATAATATAAATGTTGCTCAGTTGTTTATTCTTAGGCGTTAATCCCAATAAATATATAGCAATTACACACTAATTTCTATGCAATTAACACATGCAATCTCTAATATGAATTAGGCATATACCAATTGAATAAcgaaaaaaatacattatatcATGTGTATTTCAATGAATTCttgcataaaaaagaaaatacaactCAAGACTCTTGTTCTATACTATTATCACCAATCACCAACTAATTCCAAGACATTGTAGTCCCACCAAGCCAACGAGCAACATGAGGAGCATAAAATGGATGACTTTATCGATTATTATTTCATTGAAACTCAAATCTTTTTCTCGGATCCTCTTCTTGCAGTCCACAACCTTCGATCACATCCTCCTTTTTCCTCCAAAAATCTCTTTTGAATTAGAAGCAAATTTGAACAACCTgatgaaaattatataaaaaagatattatattgGTTTATACCTTTAACTAATTTCATCTTTTCCACAGGACGATGCTAAAAAGCTTAGTTGAGGC
Above is a genomic segment from Medicago truncatula cultivar Jemalong A17 chromosome 5, MtrunA17r5.0-ANR, whole genome shotgun sequence containing:
- the LOC11416986 gene encoding F-box protein CPR1: MFRTNFIYIPHSYYDDTTLILQEIVETPLKCYIHSLSGERFENRLKFHMPNPFQVENPLLYILESGSANGTLCLCEPPDELVLWNPSTDELNVVTSSSMVSMPPYRDPYPALHGFGYDHVRDDYKIIRCIHFFPLEDEDLFRLNLLKEDVQRDEISYAPVWEIYSLRCNTWEELHVDIPPLCFSGLLYTDGICHWLSRNNAQYYMVSFDLSNHVFFTTFTPLEIPTDIDPNLDFGDVMKQLVMLNGSIALISWYEYTATFHISVLGELGVSESWTKLFIIGPLSDLLTYPIGAGSNGDIFFKAGDGKLVFDLRTQMIEELDGVEKAYSEIIIYKKNGGIDH